A single genomic interval of Fibrobacter sp. UWB15 harbors:
- a CDS encoding cellulase family glycosylhydrolase, translating into MNFKFISMVLMAAALADAAVNLGVSLGDSIKPVTHVATGSLYGLTETLPSNIEKDVAPLKPNVFLSPARSGSGRQQGIGGAFLVAPRVESIGAKIQIRLADVLPGWPYKFQNMDHWKNEVKSVINDKLKSNNKNFDGYEIWNEPNDTWKSSIDFNSGLWKQTYDLIRQMDPGAKIIGPSYSFYHASKMEEFVKYCSQNNCMPDVVSWHQWGSGGFVGSVETYRNLEKKYNVSPRPLSINEYSSTEHSEEGCPGVSVPFIAKFERHGVESAMISWWFVPLPGRLGSLLTSNNERGGGWWLYKWYGDMSGYMAKVTPPNDKSDGVDGFAALDKKKGFASIVLGGNTKGDVNVNISGIPAAFGNKVNVTVEYVVWENKDKAVPSTNLVSDKEYDVSDGKITVPVNITNTKYGYHINITSIIPQAPYKDVATAIPGKVEVENYDVGGSGKAYLDKDDDNKGGEYRDDAVDIVKAGDGYAIGYTQEGEWLEYTVKVAKSGEYDVSANCATTSENAGFKLYVDGNAVTDNIIVSQGTSFDTYTVLEAGKVTLSEGEHVLKVEIVGNYVNIDWLNFADPSTTAIAARGLQTESLQFAQKPIAYSVFDMQGRLVAKFMALSAQELQAKTTAAVKRSGTYLVKPQTGRQMQRVTVK; encoded by the coding sequence ATGAACTTCAAGTTTATTTCTATGGTTTTGATGGCGGCAGCCCTTGCGGATGCGGCCGTAAATTTGGGCGTAAGCCTTGGTGATAGCATCAAGCCGGTGACCCATGTGGCCACGGGCTCGCTTTATGGCCTTACCGAAACACTCCCGAGCAATATCGAAAAAGATGTCGCTCCCCTCAAGCCGAATGTGTTCCTTTCGCCGGCACGTAGCGGTAGCGGCCGCCAGCAGGGCATCGGTGGCGCATTCCTTGTGGCCCCACGTGTCGAAAGCATCGGTGCCAAGATCCAGATTCGCCTGGCCGACGTTTTGCCTGGCTGGCCTTACAAGTTCCAGAACATGGACCACTGGAAAAACGAAGTAAAATCTGTCATCAACGACAAGCTCAAATCGAACAACAAGAATTTTGACGGCTACGAGATCTGGAACGAACCGAACGATACGTGGAAATCGAGCATCGACTTCAATTCCGGTCTTTGGAAACAGACTTATGATCTGATTCGCCAGATGGACCCCGGTGCAAAAATTATCGGACCTTCTTATTCGTTCTATCACGCTTCGAAAATGGAAGAATTCGTTAAGTACTGTTCGCAGAACAACTGCATGCCCGATGTGGTGAGTTGGCACCAGTGGGGCTCGGGTGGTTTCGTGGGCTCTGTCGAGACCTACCGCAATCTCGAAAAGAAGTACAATGTGTCTCCGCGCCCGCTGAGCATTAACGAATATTCTTCGACGGAACACTCCGAGGAGGGCTGCCCCGGAGTGTCCGTCCCGTTTATTGCCAAATTCGAACGCCACGGTGTCGAAAGCGCCATGATTTCTTGGTGGTTCGTACCGCTGCCGGGTCGCTTGGGTAGCTTGCTGACCTCGAACAACGAACGCGGTGGCGGCTGGTGGCTCTATAAGTGGTACGGCGACATGAGCGGCTACATGGCAAAGGTGACCCCGCCCAACGACAAGAGCGATGGCGTCGACGGCTTTGCCGCCCTCGACAAGAAGAAAGGCTTTGCAAGCATTGTGCTCGGCGGTAACACCAAGGGCGATGTGAACGTGAATATTTCGGGTATTCCGGCCGCATTTGGCAACAAGGTGAATGTGACTGTAGAATACGTAGTGTGGGAAAACAAGGACAAGGCCGTCCCTTCGACAAATTTGGTGTCCGACAAGGAATACGACGTGAGCGACGGTAAGATTACGGTGCCGGTGAACATCACAAATACCAAATACGGCTACCACATCAACATTACCTCCATTATTCCGCAGGCCCCGTACAAAGATGTCGCCACTGCAATTCCGGGCAAAGTCGAAGTCGAAAATTACGACGTAGGCGGTTCGGGCAAGGCATACCTCGACAAAGATGACGACAACAAGGGCGGCGAGTACCGCGACGACGCTGTGGATATCGTAAAGGCAGGCGACGGTTACGCCATCGGTTACACGCAAGAAGGCGAATGGCTCGAATACACCGTGAAGGTGGCCAAGTCCGGCGAATACGACGTGAGCGCAAACTGTGCCACCACTTCTGAAAATGCGGGCTTCAAGCTCTATGTCGATGGCAACGCCGTTACAGACAACATCATCGTATCGCAAGGCACCAGCTTTGATACCTATACGGTTCTTGAGGCAGGCAAGGTAACGCTTTCTGAAGGTGAACACGTGCTTAAGGTGGAAATTGTCGGAAACTACGTGAACATCGATTGGCTGAATTTTGCGGATCCTTCGACGACAGCGATTGCCGCTCGCGGGCTGCAAACGGAATCGCTGCAGTTCGCGCAAAAGCCGATTGCCTACAGCGTGTTCGATATGCAGGGCCGCCTCGTGGCAAAGTTCATGGCCTTAAGCGCCCAGGAACTGCAAGCGAAAACGACAGCAGCGGTCAAGCGTTCTGGCACTTATTTGGTAAAGCCGCAAACGGGCA